One genomic region from Streptomyces venezuelae encodes:
- a CDS encoding isocitrate lyase/phosphoenolpyruvate mutase family protein, with protein MTNLVEKARLFRSLHVPGKPLVLPNAWDAASARVVAEVGAPAVATTSAGVAWSLGHGDGDHLGRDEALGAIARITAAVDVPVTADIERGYAADPAGVSETVRGVLAAGAVGINLEDSLRPVAEQVERIAAARRAADETGVPLFVNARIDTHRMPSGDPAAWLDETLVRARAYAAAGADGIFVLSALDAATIGQLVDGSPLPVNLAAGPGGLPVSALADAGAARVSAGSSIAEAAYGLVRRAARELLAQGTTGELEGGFDYAALNALLLADRTR; from the coding sequence ATGACGAATCTCGTGGAGAAGGCCCGGCTGTTCCGTTCGCTGCACGTCCCGGGCAAGCCCCTGGTTCTGCCCAACGCCTGGGATGCCGCGTCCGCCCGGGTCGTGGCGGAGGTCGGTGCGCCCGCGGTGGCGACGACCAGCGCCGGGGTCGCGTGGTCGTTGGGCCATGGCGACGGGGATCACCTGGGCCGTGACGAGGCCCTGGGCGCGATCGCGCGGATCACGGCCGCCGTCGACGTGCCCGTCACCGCCGACATCGAGCGGGGCTACGCGGCCGACCCCGCGGGAGTGTCCGAAACGGTACGGGGCGTCCTGGCTGCCGGAGCGGTGGGCATCAACCTCGAGGACAGCCTGCGGCCCGTCGCCGAGCAGGTCGAGCGGATCGCAGCCGCGCGCCGGGCGGCGGACGAGACGGGCGTCCCGCTGTTCGTCAACGCGCGCATCGACACGCACCGGATGCCTTCCGGCGATCCGGCGGCATGGCTGGACGAGACACTCGTCCGGGCCCGTGCCTACGCGGCGGCCGGCGCGGACGGCATCTTCGTCCTCAGCGCTCTGGACGCGGCGACGATCGGGCAGCTCGTGGACGGTTCGCCCCTGCCGGTGAACCTCGCCGCCGGCCCCGGCGGGCTGCCCGTCTCCGCGCTCGCCGACGCGGGGGCCGCCCGCGTCAGCGCGGGGTCCTCCATCGCCGAGGCGGCCTACGGCCTGGTCCGACGGGCCGCCCGTGAGCTGCTGGCGCAGGGCACGACGGGCGAGCTGGAGGGCGGATTCGACTACGCGGCGCTCAACGCGCTGCTGCTGGCGGACCGTACGCGCTGA